One window from the genome of Haladaptatus paucihalophilus DX253 encodes:
- a CDS encoding DUF7545 family protein — protein sequence MVDTDSVETETYTIEGPDGNSDEIELPPGLIDLLREEDESRETVVGDMAIVSFVQQAHAAVHHTQGEPSEDVVAIEEKARELFEDRIGITFEQATGHSH from the coding sequence ATGGTAGATACCGACTCCGTCGAAACGGAAACGTACACCATCGAAGGACCGGACGGCAACAGCGACGAGATCGAACTCCCGCCGGGACTCATCGACCTCCTCCGCGAAGAGGACGAATCCCGAGAAACGGTCGTCGGCGACATGGCTATCGTCTCGTTCGTCCAGCAGGCCCACGCGGCCGTTCACCACACGCAGGGCGAACCCAGCGAGGACGTCGTTGCCATCGAGGAAAAGGCGCGAGAACTGTTCGAGGACCGAATCGGCATCACGTTCGAGCAGGCGACCGGCCACTCGCACTAA
- a CDS encoding inorganic phosphate transporter: protein MASLVLVVAVALTASMFMSWTVGANSNSAPVAPAVGANALSVLRAALLVGVVAGLGAIVQGGSISETIGKDLVTGVTITPVAAAAALLTAATLITIGNTRGYPIPSAFAVTGAMVGAGISLGGGFATDEYVRILAFWFTIPIANAIIAYSVARTLRSESVPESVGIPLLAGLVGYAVANIQLTVTPKPNGAPGSIARALSTDWHLLPNHVFGSYTLGMVVISVGFGLLALLATRWALVGNEEKGINRFLVVLGLMVVFTSGGTQVGLATGPLESIFETDLHLSPVYLLALGGLGILVGAWTRAPRLIQAVSQEYASVGPRRSIAALIPAFLIAQLAIVLGIPISFNKVMISSIVGAGLAVRSSGSGGGVSASKAGYTLGAWVFSMVGAGLISFGLYRVLTMIPGFT, encoded by the coding sequence ATGGCATCGTTAGTTCTCGTCGTCGCCGTCGCGCTGACGGCATCGATGTTCATGTCGTGGACGGTGGGCGCGAACAGCAATTCGGCGCCCGTCGCACCCGCCGTCGGGGCGAACGCGCTGTCCGTCCTCCGCGCCGCGCTCTTGGTCGGGGTCGTCGCCGGACTCGGGGCCATCGTCCAGGGCGGGAGCATCTCCGAAACAATCGGGAAAGACCTCGTGACCGGCGTGACGATAACGCCGGTCGCGGCCGCGGCGGCCCTGCTGACCGCCGCGACGCTCATCACCATCGGCAACACGCGCGGCTATCCGATTCCCTCGGCGTTCGCCGTCACGGGGGCGATGGTCGGCGCGGGCATCTCGCTCGGCGGCGGGTTCGCCACGGACGAGTACGTCAGAATCCTCGCCTTCTGGTTCACGATTCCTATCGCAAACGCCATCATCGCCTACAGCGTCGCTCGGACGCTCAGAAGCGAGTCGGTGCCGGAATCGGTCGGCATCCCTCTGTTGGCCGGACTGGTCGGCTACGCCGTCGCCAACATTCAACTGACGGTGACGCCGAAACCGAACGGCGCGCCGGGGTCCATCGCCCGCGCGCTCTCGACCGACTGGCACCTGCTTCCGAATCACGTTTTCGGAAGCTACACGCTCGGCATGGTCGTCATCAGCGTCGGCTTCGGACTCCTCGCCCTCCTCGCCACCCGGTGGGCGCTCGTGGGTAACGAGGAGAAGGGAATCAATCGGTTTCTGGTCGTCCTCGGCCTCATGGTCGTGTTCACGAGCGGCGGGACGCAGGTCGGTCTGGCGACCGGACCGCTCGAATCCATCTTCGAAACGGACCTTCACCTGTCCCCGGTGTACCTCCTCGCGCTCGGCGGCCTCGGCATCCTCGTCGGCGCGTGGACCCGCGCACCGCGCCTGATTCAGGCCGTCTCACAGGAGTACGCGTCGGTGGGTCCGCGTCGGTCCATCGCCGCGCTCATCCCCGCCTTCCTCATCGCCCAACTCGCAATCGTCCTCGGTATCCCCATCTCGTTCAACAAGGTGATGATTTCCAGCATCGTCGGCGCTGGCTTGGCCGTTCGCTCGTCCGGGTCCGGCGGCGGCGTTTCGGCGTCCAAAGCGGGCTACACGCTCGGCGCGTGGGTGTTCTCGATGGTCGGTGCCGGACTCATCAGCTTCGGTCTCTATCGCGTGCTGACGATGATTCCGGGGTTCACGTGA
- a CDS encoding FAD-dependent oxidoreductase: MNEEPRVEMYIKENCSYCDKAKELLDGKGVEYETYNVTRDEELFEEMVERADGRKTAPEVFIDDELIGGWDETCALEEEGELDEKLGLALADGGETVDSDPEHRKVIVSGSGISGLTAAIYSARSNNDPLVLQGDEPGGQLTLTTDVENYPGFPDGISGPELINNMQEQAERFGADVRTGIIEDVDESSRPFRVELTNGDVYTTDALIAASGASARTLSIPGEDELMGYGVSTCATCDGAFFRDEEMIVVGGGDAAFEEATFLTKFAEKVYLVHRREEFRAEDYWQDRLQEKVDDGEIEVMKNTEVTEIHGSPEGGVDHVTMVRNPDGKPSEKLDDPETEEFDFDIGAVFLAIGHTPNTGYLEDTGVELDEEGYIRTKGGKGGDQTKTDVPGIFGAGDVVDYHYQQAVTAAGMGCKAALDADDYLETAELGEASAAQEGAAASDD, encoded by the coding sequence ATGAACGAAGAGCCTCGTGTCGAGATGTACATCAAGGAGAACTGTTCCTATTGCGATAAGGCCAAAGAACTCCTCGACGGAAAAGGAGTCGAGTACGAGACGTACAACGTAACCCGCGACGAGGAGCTGTTCGAGGAGATGGTCGAACGCGCCGACGGGCGAAAAACCGCCCCGGAAGTGTTCATCGACGACGAACTCATCGGCGGCTGGGACGAAACCTGCGCGCTCGAAGAGGAAGGCGAGCTGGACGAAAAGCTGGGCCTCGCGCTGGCCGACGGCGGTGAAACCGTCGATTCCGACCCGGAACACCGGAAAGTCATCGTTTCGGGGAGCGGCATCTCGGGACTCACCGCGGCTATCTACTCCGCCCGGTCGAACAACGACCCGCTCGTCCTGCAGGGCGACGAACCCGGCGGGCAGTTGACGCTCACGACGGACGTGGAGAACTACCCCGGATTTCCCGACGGCATCAGCGGACCTGAACTCATCAACAACATGCAGGAACAGGCGGAACGCTTCGGTGCCGACGTGCGGACCGGCATCATCGAGGACGTTGACGAGTCCTCCCGTCCGTTCCGCGTCGAGCTCACGAACGGCGACGTGTACACGACCGACGCGCTCATCGCGGCCAGCGGCGCGAGCGCCCGCACGCTTTCGATTCCGGGCGAGGACGAACTGATGGGCTACGGCGTCTCGACCTGTGCGACCTGTGACGGCGCGTTCTTCCGCGACGAGGAGATGATCGTCGTCGGCGGCGGCGACGCCGCCTTCGAGGAGGCGACCTTCCTGACGAAGTTCGCGGAGAAGGTGTACCTCGTCCACCGCCGCGAGGAGTTCCGCGCCGAGGACTACTGGCAGGACCGCCTGCAGGAGAAGGTCGACGACGGCGAAATCGAGGTCATGAAGAACACCGAAGTCACCGAGATTCACGGCTCGCCGGAGGGGGGCGTGGACCACGTGACGATGGTACGAAATCCCGACGGAAAGCCGTCCGAGAAACTCGACGACCCCGAAACCGAGGAGTTCGACTTCGACATCGGCGCGGTGTTCCTCGCAATCGGCCACACGCCGAACACGGGCTACCTCGAAGACACGGGCGTCGAACTGGACGAGGAAGGCTACATTCGAACGAAGGGCGGGAAAGGCGGAGACCAGACGAAGACGGACGTCCCCGGCATCTTCGGCGCGGGCGACGTGGTGGACTACCACTACCAGCAGGCCGTGACCGCCGCGGGAATGGGCTGTAAGGCGGCCCTCGACGCGGACGACTATCTGGAGACGGCCGAACTCGGCGAGGCGAGCGCCGCCCAAGAGGGTGCGGCGGCCTCCGACGACTGA
- a CDS encoding DUF357 domain-containing protein, whose protein sequence is MAAELVEKTNRYERLLSEALDAAEIAAPTDTPMGEAAVDCREMARSYLEDGRHFKDEDDFVNALASFSYGHAWLDAGARIGVFDVPREGHLFTV, encoded by the coding sequence ATGGCCGCAGAGTTAGTCGAGAAGACGAACCGCTACGAACGCCTGCTGTCGGAGGCGCTCGACGCCGCCGAAATCGCCGCGCCGACGGACACCCCGATGGGCGAAGCGGCGGTGGACTGCCGGGAGATGGCCCGGTCGTATCTGGAGGACGGGCGGCATTTCAAGGACGAGGACGATTTCGTCAACGCGCTGGCGTCGTTTTCCTACGGCCACGCGTGGCTCGACGCCGGGGCGCGCATCGGCGTCTTCGACGTTCCCCGAGAGGGGCATCTGTTCACAGTGTAG
- a CDS encoding ArsR/SmtB family transcription factor: MEGVLWYVLTGTRGGANRVRLVRAVDERPRNANQLAEDLDLDYKTVRHHLDVLMDNGIVENSGDEYGAVYLLTDRVRQHWETVEEIIGKVE, translated from the coding sequence ATGGAGGGCGTCCTCTGGTACGTGCTCACCGGTACCCGTGGCGGAGCCAACCGCGTTCGGTTGGTCCGGGCCGTCGACGAGCGACCACGGAACGCCAACCAACTCGCGGAGGACTTGGACCTCGATTACAAGACGGTTCGTCACCATCTGGACGTCCTCATGGACAACGGAATCGTCGAGAACAGCGGCGACGAGTACGGTGCGGTGTACCTGTTGACTGACCGAGTGCGACAGCACTGGGAGACGGTCGAGGAGATAATCGGGAAGGTGGAATGA